In one window of Nocardiopsis aegyptia DNA:
- the pdxR gene encoding MocR-like pyridoxine biosynthesis transcription factor PdxR, giving the protein MTRHTTEPPVRLDRGAGVPLAAQLSDQLRAAMAEGVLIPGSRLPSSRALAAELGVSRTVVTEAYQQLYAEGWLDGRHGSGTFVAENAGPAPAAAVPRPLPPAHTSPGSVETVRWSRHEARRRGLVDLRPGAPWVRDHDLAAWRRAWRHAAEQPPDDDPDPHGLPRLRALLADHLRRARGIRVGPENVLVTRSTGNGLDLVGATLLGPGTRAGVEDPGYPRAAAVLGARGATTVPCPVDHDGIVVADLPRDLSVVYTTPAHQYPLGGRLPIPRRERLLAWARETGAMVIEDDYDSEFRYDVAPLPALYGLDPGHVVLLGTLSKTLSPDLGVGWLVAEPDLLRRVAEVRRSLSDRTSGPAQAATALLLERGDLDRHLRRMRREYARRRSVVKEFLGPYLTGDTAGLHVALPLPAEAVAPVVAEAAAHGLLVDDLARTTRGTAPVHGLVLGYGTAHPTDLRRGCRTLAGILARRVGDAGPV; this is encoded by the coding sequence TTGACCCGCCACACGACCGAGCCGCCCGTGCGGCTGGACCGCGGCGCCGGGGTCCCGCTCGCCGCCCAGCTCTCCGACCAGCTGCGCGCGGCCATGGCCGAGGGGGTCCTCATCCCTGGCTCCCGACTGCCCTCCTCCCGTGCGCTCGCCGCCGAACTCGGCGTGAGCCGGACCGTGGTCACCGAGGCCTACCAGCAGCTGTACGCGGAGGGCTGGCTCGACGGCCGCCACGGATCGGGCACGTTCGTCGCGGAGAACGCGGGTCCGGCGCCCGCGGCGGCCGTCCCCCGGCCGCTGCCCCCGGCGCACACGTCCCCGGGGTCGGTGGAGACCGTCCGGTGGTCACGGCACGAGGCGCGCCGACGCGGCCTGGTCGACCTGCGCCCGGGCGCGCCCTGGGTCCGCGACCACGACCTCGCCGCCTGGCGCCGCGCCTGGCGGCACGCGGCCGAGCAGCCGCCGGACGACGACCCCGACCCCCACGGGCTGCCCCGGCTGCGCGCGCTGCTGGCCGACCACCTGCGCCGCGCCCGCGGTATCCGGGTGGGGCCGGAGAACGTCCTGGTCACCCGGAGCACCGGCAACGGGCTGGACCTGGTGGGGGCCACCCTGCTCGGGCCGGGCACGCGGGCGGGCGTGGAGGACCCCGGGTATCCGCGGGCCGCGGCCGTCCTCGGGGCGCGCGGGGCCACGACCGTCCCGTGCCCGGTCGACCACGACGGCATCGTGGTCGCCGACCTGCCACGGGACCTGTCGGTCGTCTACACCACGCCCGCGCACCAGTACCCGCTCGGCGGACGGCTGCCCATCCCCCGGCGCGAACGCCTGCTGGCCTGGGCGCGGGAGACGGGCGCCATGGTGATCGAGGACGACTACGACTCCGAGTTCCGCTACGACGTCGCCCCGCTGCCCGCCCTGTACGGGCTCGACCCCGGTCACGTGGTGCTGCTCGGCACGCTGTCCAAGACCCTCTCCCCCGACCTGGGTGTGGGATGGCTCGTGGCCGAACCCGACCTGCTGCGGCGGGTGGCGGAGGTGCGCCGGAGCCTGTCGGACCGCACCAGCGGGCCGGCCCAGGCGGCCACGGCGCTGCTCCTGGAGCGCGGCGACCTGGACCGGCACCTGCGCCGGATGCGGCGGGAGTACGCCCGCCGCCGCAGTGTCGTCAAGGAGTTCCTGGGGCCGTACCTGACCGGGGACACCGCGGGTCTGCACGTGGCCCTGCCGCTCCCGGCGGAGGCCGTCGCGCCCGTGGTGGCCGAGGCCGCCGCGCACGGTCTCCTGGTCGACGACCTGGCCCGGACCACCCGGGGCACAGCGCCCGTGCACGGGCTGGTCCTCGGTTACGGGACGGCCCACCCCACCGACCTGCGACGCGGCTGTCGGACCTTGGCCGGGATCCTCGCCCGCCGGGTCGGGGACGCGGGTCCGGTCTGA
- a CDS encoding SDR family NAD(P)-dependent oxidoreductase, whose translation MTTPQKPIGSGFGAHSTAREVLEGIDLTGRLAIVTGGYSGIGLETTRALADAGARVVVPARRLESARAGLDGLAGVEVESLDLADLDSVAAFADRFLASGRSIDVLINNAGVMACPHQVVGQGWEYQFATNHLGHFALVNRLWPALSDGTGARVVSVSSGGHHGSSIRWDDPWFARGYDRWAAYQQSKMANALFAVEADRRGADTGVRAFSLHPGAILTPLQRHMTRDEMVAKGWIDEEGNVADPTFKTPEQGAATQVWAATSPDLAGMGGVYCEDVDVAVLAGTDPDRPGVSDHAVDPEQAARLWRFSAELTGVDAFA comes from the coding sequence ATGACGACACCACAGAAGCCGATCGGTTCCGGATTCGGCGCGCACAGCACCGCCCGCGAGGTCCTGGAGGGCATCGACCTGACCGGGCGGCTCGCGATCGTGACCGGCGGGTACTCGGGCATCGGCCTGGAGACGACCCGGGCGCTGGCCGACGCGGGCGCCCGCGTCGTCGTGCCGGCCCGGCGCCTCGAGAGCGCGCGTGCGGGCCTGGACGGCCTCGCGGGCGTGGAGGTCGAGAGCCTGGACCTGGCCGACCTGGACAGCGTGGCCGCCTTCGCGGACCGCTTCCTGGCGAGCGGCCGGTCCATCGACGTCCTCATCAACAACGCCGGCGTGATGGCCTGCCCCCACCAGGTGGTGGGACAGGGCTGGGAGTACCAGTTCGCCACCAACCACCTGGGCCACTTCGCCCTGGTCAACCGCCTCTGGCCCGCCCTCAGCGACGGCACGGGCGCCCGCGTGGTGTCCGTGTCGTCGGGCGGGCACCACGGGTCGTCGATCCGCTGGGACGACCCCTGGTTCGCGCGGGGGTACGACCGGTGGGCCGCCTACCAACAGTCCAAGATGGCCAACGCCCTGTTCGCCGTCGAGGCCGACCGGCGCGGCGCCGACACCGGTGTGCGGGCCTTCTCCCTGCACCCGGGCGCGATCCTCACCCCGCTCCAGCGCCACATGACGAGGGACGAGATGGTCGCCAAGGGCTGGATCGACGAGGAGGGCAACGTGGCCGACCCGACGTTCAAGACGCCGGAACAGGGCGCCGCCACCCAGGTGTGGGCGGCCACCTCACCGGATCTGGCCGGGATGGGCGGCGTGTACTGCGAGGACGTGGACGTGGCCGTCCTGGCCGGCACCGACCCCGACCGCCCCGGAGTGAGCGACCACGCCGTCGACCCCGAGCAGGCCGCCCGCCTGTGGCGGTTCTCCGCGGAGCTGACGGGCGTGGACGCGTTCGCCTGA
- a CDS encoding LacI family DNA-binding transcriptional regulator — MADVAARVGVSRQLVSLVMNDSPGPSAPTRQRILQAAEELGYRADKAARMLRRARSRQVGVLFTMEHPLDVHLVEAVYPAAAALDYGVVLSALLATRGEREAIDDLLGLRCEALILIGLSAAAPSDLATVAERVPVVEIGQRTGAEGTDSVRTADADGVRKAVDHLAALGHRRIAHVDGGLLPGAPERAGGYLDGMRAHGLAALADVLPGDYSEESGARAARALLAREVLPSAVITGNDQSALGLVETFVRANVRVPQDVSVVGYDDSRTARLSFLDLTSVRQDAALMAGLAVRAAAERLDDGRTRSAHLVLEPELAVRNSTAPPRPGLG; from the coding sequence ATGGCCGACGTCGCCGCGCGTGTCGGGGTCTCACGCCAGCTCGTGTCCCTGGTGATGAACGACAGCCCCGGGCCGAGCGCGCCGACCCGCCAGCGGATCCTGCAGGCCGCGGAGGAGCTCGGCTACCGGGCGGACAAGGCCGCCCGCATGCTGCGCCGCGCGCGCAGCCGTCAGGTGGGCGTCCTCTTCACCATGGAGCACCCGCTCGACGTCCACCTGGTCGAGGCGGTCTACCCGGCGGCGGCCGCCCTCGACTACGGCGTCGTGCTGAGCGCGCTGCTGGCCACCCGCGGGGAGCGGGAGGCGATCGACGACCTCCTGGGCCTGCGCTGCGAGGCCCTGATCCTCATCGGCCTGTCCGCCGCCGCCCCCTCCGACCTGGCCACGGTCGCCGAACGCGTCCCCGTCGTGGAGATCGGCCAGCGCACGGGGGCCGAGGGCACCGACAGCGTCCGCACCGCCGACGCCGACGGTGTGCGCAAGGCGGTCGACCACCTGGCCGCCCTGGGGCACCGCCGCATCGCCCACGTGGACGGCGGCCTCCTGCCGGGCGCCCCCGAGCGGGCCGGCGGCTACCTCGACGGGATGCGCGCCCACGGACTGGCGGCGCTGGCCGACGTGCTCCCGGGCGACTACTCCGAGGAGTCCGGGGCGCGGGCCGCGCGGGCCCTGCTCGCGCGCGAGGTCCTGCCCTCCGCCGTCATCACGGGCAACGACCAGTCCGCCCTCGGGCTGGTGGAGACGTTCGTGCGCGCGAACGTGCGGGTGCCGCAGGACGTGTCGGTCGTCGGCTACGACGACAGCCGCACCGCCCGGCTGTCCTTCCTGGACCTGACGTCCGTGCGCCAGGACGCGGCCCTGATGGCGGGGCTGGCGGTGCGCGCGGCGGCCGAACGGCTCGACGACGGGCGCACGCGCAGCGCGCACCTGGTGCTGGAGCCCGAACTCGCCGTCCGGAACAGCACGGCCCCTCCGCGCCCCGGCCTGGGCTGA
- a CDS encoding serine hydrolase domain-containing protein, with product MRFRPLTAAAACAAAALVVVLGLLVRPHTPSLSTDESGDAALLDRARPLFTEGVYHRVSVVEIDGGRTGLAHFGADDTTSYEIGSVSKALNGLLLADMIERGEVSEDTELGSLLDLDGAPAASVTLAELAGHRSGLPRLSPRPRDMVGGWAAAVTGRDPYRFDVDTLVEQVAAADTSGRGEFAYSNMGAAVLGQALAARAGTDYADLLRARVLDPMGLDATVLPVTAAELPDGAIGGTNDKGRAADPWLARAYAPAGGVRSTPRDMAELVGGLLFDEPPGAGAMEPRWEDGDGGRVGLGWFVDEYDGTDVTWHNGGTGGFSTMVALDRDGGRAVVVLADTATGVEDQARALLLGEA from the coding sequence GTGCGTTTCCGACCCCTGACCGCCGCGGCCGCCTGCGCGGCCGCCGCCCTGGTCGTCGTGCTCGGCCTGCTCGTGCGGCCCCACACGCCCTCGCTGTCCACCGACGAGTCCGGTGACGCCGCGCTGCTCGACCGCGCCCGGCCGCTCTTCACCGAGGGCGTGTACCACCGGGTCAGCGTCGTCGAGATCGACGGAGGGCGCACCGGACTCGCCCACTTCGGCGCCGACGACACCACCTCCTACGAGATCGGCTCGGTCTCCAAGGCACTGAACGGGCTGCTGCTCGCCGACATGATCGAGCGCGGCGAGGTGTCGGAGGACACCGAGCTCGGCTCACTCCTGGACCTGGACGGAGCCCCGGCGGCGTCGGTCACCCTCGCCGAGCTGGCCGGCCACCGCTCCGGGCTGCCCCGCCTCTCGCCCCGCCCGCGCGACATGGTCGGGGGCTGGGCGGCCGCGGTGACGGGCCGGGACCCCTACCGGTTCGACGTGGACACGCTGGTGGAGCAGGTGGCCGCGGCCGACACCTCCGGCCGCGGCGAGTTCGCCTACTCCAACATGGGCGCGGCCGTCCTCGGCCAGGCCCTCGCGGCCCGCGCCGGGACCGACTACGCCGACCTGCTGCGAGCCCGGGTCCTCGACCCGATGGGCCTGGACGCCACCGTGCTGCCCGTCACCGCGGCCGAACTGCCCGACGGCGCGATCGGGGGCACGAACGACAAGGGCCGCGCGGCCGACCCGTGGCTCGCCCGCGCCTACGCCCCCGCGGGCGGGGTGCGCTCCACCCCGCGCGACATGGCGGAGCTGGTCGGGGGGCTGCTGTTCGACGAGCCGCCGGGCGCCGGGGCCATGGAACCGCGGTGGGAGGACGGCGATGGCGGCCGGGTGGGGCTGGGCTGGTTCGTCGACGAGTACGACGGCACCGACGTCACCTGGCACAACGGCGGCACCGGAGGCTTCTCGACCATGGTCGCCCTGGACCGCGACGGCGGGCGCGCCGTCGTGGTCCTGGCCGACACGGCCACCGGCGTCGAGGACCAGGCGCGGGCCCTGCTGCTGGGGGAGGCGTGA
- a CDS encoding MFS transporter: MPLALFALALGAFAIGTTEFVIMGLLPEVARDLDVPISTAGYLISAYAGGVVVGAPLLTALSTRLPRKTVLLLFMGVFLVGNLATVVADSYGAVFAARVLAGLPHGAFLGVGALVAAYMAGPDRRATAVARMFLGLTIANIVGVPAGTFLGQFMGWRAAFLAVVAISALAIVAIAVFVPRLPAPPGGGLRGEMAALGDRQVLLGLLTAVFGFAGVFAVYSYISPMMTELAGMSPGGVPLILALFGTGMTLGSLVVGPLADRALRPTIFGALASLAVVLVVFSFTVHNPWTAAATVVVLGAVGFGVATPLQVLVMNKADRAPTMASASNHSAFNLANAGGAWLGGVGIGMGLGLTSPALIGAVLAVVGLGIAVTASLLDRPAAGAGGTDAPLVEAAATE, encoded by the coding sequence ATGCCTCTGGCCCTGTTCGCCCTGGCTCTCGGGGCGTTCGCCATCGGTACCACCGAGTTCGTGATCATGGGCCTGCTGCCCGAGGTGGCCCGTGACCTGGACGTCCCCATCTCGACGGCCGGCTACCTCATCTCCGCCTACGCCGGGGGCGTGGTGGTGGGCGCGCCCCTGCTCACCGCGCTGAGCACCCGGCTGCCGCGCAAGACCGTGCTGCTGCTGTTCATGGGCGTCTTCCTGGTCGGCAACCTCGCGACCGTCGTCGCCGACTCCTACGGCGCCGTCTTCGCCGCCCGGGTGCTGGCCGGCCTTCCGCACGGCGCCTTCCTGGGGGTGGGCGCGCTGGTGGCCGCCTACATGGCGGGGCCGGACCGCAGGGCCACCGCCGTCGCCCGGATGTTCCTGGGCCTGACCATCGCCAACATCGTCGGCGTGCCCGCCGGGACCTTCCTCGGCCAGTTCATGGGCTGGCGCGCGGCGTTCCTGGCCGTCGTGGCGATCAGCGCGCTGGCGATCGTCGCCATCGCGGTGTTCGTGCCCAGGCTGCCCGCGCCCCCCGGCGGCGGCCTCAGGGGCGAGATGGCCGCGCTCGGCGACCGCCAGGTCCTGCTCGGACTGCTGACCGCGGTGTTCGGCTTCGCCGGTGTGTTCGCCGTCTACAGCTACATCTCGCCGATGATGACCGAGCTGGCCGGGATGTCCCCGGGAGGGGTCCCGCTGATCCTGGCGCTCTTCGGGACCGGGATGACCCTGGGCTCGCTCGTGGTGGGCCCGCTGGCCGACCGGGCGCTGCGGCCCACCATCTTCGGTGCGCTGGCCTCCCTGGCCGTGGTGCTGGTGGTGTTCTCCTTCACCGTGCACAACCCCTGGACCGCCGCGGCCACCGTCGTGGTGCTGGGCGCGGTCGGGTTCGGCGTGGCCACCCCGTTGCAGGTCCTGGTGATGAACAAGGCCGACCGGGCGCCGACGATGGCCTCGGCCTCCAACCACTCCGCCTTCAACCTCGCCAACGCCGGGGGAGCCTGGCTGGGCGGCGTCGGGATCGGCATGGGCCTGGGCCTCACCTCGCCCGCGCTGATCGGCGCGGTCCTGGCCGTGGTCGGCCTGGGGATCGCGGTGACGGCCTCCCTGCTGGACCGGCCCGCCGCCGGGGCGGGCGGCACGGACGCGCCGCTGGTGGAGGCCGCCGCCACCGAGTGA